A stretch of DNA from Arachis hypogaea cultivar Tifrunner chromosome 19, arahy.Tifrunner.gnm2.J5K5, whole genome shotgun sequence:
AACCAAACAACAATTCAGTCAACATCTGGTGAAGTGTGtagaggccaacttgaagacggcgaggtgcttcacggtgactttgTACGACAGAGATAACTCGGAGTTCACCGTTTCGGAGACGACTCCTACCGGTTTGTTCTCACTCGGTAGCTACAGGGTGTCACTCGGGGCCCAGACATGTGACTGTGGATACTTTCAGGCACTTCATTTCCCATGTCCTCACGCCCTAGCATGTTGTGCCTATTCACGGCTAACTTGGCAGCCATATGTCCACCAGGTGTATCGTCTTAGCTCCGTATTCAGTGTGTACCGGATGGGGTTCACACCTCCCATTCTCGAGGGTTTCTGGCCACCGTACGATGGGCCGACAGTGATACCAGACCCCAACAAGAGGCGTGCTAGCAAAGGACGTCCCAGGTCTACCAGGGTACGGACTACTATGGACGAGGCGGATCCGAACAGGCTGAAGAGATGTGGGCTCTGTCAGCAACCAGGACACACACGTCGGAGTTGCCCACAGGTCGGAGGACCAAGTCACATGGAGGGGGGAGATGAGTAGGTGATATTGTTAGCTTTATTATTACGTATGAATCTCTTTTGTATTTAGAATTCGCTGTTTTAAGATTTGTTACTTGAAGTTGTTAGGTGAAAAACTTTGTTTAACTTACTGTCATGTACTTCGCGTGGGTTATTAGTTAACCAATGTGTACCGCTTCTGAAGTGAAATatcaaattaaagaaaataaataaggaaATAATGCAATCTTGACAGTAACTGCTACACGATAAGCAAAATATCTAACTCACCTAAATAAAGAAGGTACACCAATTTTCAGAGTAACTGATACATGATAACTCAATAAGGTACGTAACATAAATAACAAAATACAACTAGAATCACATACATACATAACTTAAATAAACAAAGCAAGCTAACATACAACACTGATCATAAACATAACTCATACAACAGAATGAGGTCATCTAAATAGATGCGAACTGGTGAAGCAACGACGGGGAACCGGTGTCCTCTGGCCTCTTCCGGACGAGTGGCTCCTCATCCTCAATGTCATCGTCGTCATCATCCGGGTCTGCCTGTGGAGGTGGCCTAGGCTGGACTGGCAAGGGACGTGAGGAAGACCCTGAAGGAACTGACTCTCCACGGACGGGTGCCCTAGACGGTCCAGCAAAAGAATGTGAGGCGGAAGGAGGGGTACCACCCAATGCAAAATAGTCATGAACAGGCACGGAAGGAGGCTCGTTCAGATCAACGTCTAAGGGTGCCTGTGTCCCCGTCAGCTGACCCCGACGACGTGCCGCATCATCCTCCTGCATAATGGCACTGATCTCATTAAGGAAGTGTGAACCGCCGAAGTCCACATCAAGACCATCACTGGCCAGCAAGTCTGAAAATAGCATCCCCAGACTAACCCATGGCTGACTCTCATGAAGTGTGTGGTCATCAGCGGGGACACCAACAAAGTAATCCCCGAGTGGCCCTAATCCAAGTCCACCATCACCCTGGGCCGAACCGTCTCCCACACCGGACCCGTACCACTCTCCACCATGACTGCCATGGGGAGGACTAACACCCCCTACACCAGCATGGCCTCCACCGTGCTGGTCACCATGGTCGTCATCATCACCATGATCCCTGTGATCGTCCACAGCAGCACGTGCCCTGCGTCGTCCTCCACGACCTCGTCGCCTGCCTCCACCCCTACTGGCCACGTCACCCTCCTCCATAGCCTGGTCGAGCCACCTCCACTCACGTTGGCTCTGTCGTGTCCCGACGCGAGCTCTCCGCTCAATCCGACGCCTATCCGGAACGTCGTCGACACGGTCCATCTCAGGAACTCGTCTGGCACCCCTCTGCATCGCCTCAATAGGAATAGGCACGTCTCTCGAATCCCCAAGGAACATCTCTGGTGACAAGAACCTCTTACCATGCTGACGCCACCAATCCAAGAAGTCATGTGAGGGACCTGGGTCTGCGACAACATCAAACCGGAAAATGTGGTCCGCACGGCTCTCCCAATGCAGATGCCAGAACTGAAAACTGTATGGGAACCAATGATCTCCGCCTCTGCCATCCTTCGACATCAAGAAGTCGATGTTTAGGGCGTGCTGGGGGCAGGACTGTACTCTGCCAAACTACAGTAGCACCCGGTCAacctgatgccactctatgacgGCGAAATATATCAATGAAGTCACACACCGCCATAACGCCGTATGACGAGGCTCCAACACCTCCGGATGGACAACCTGAAGTACGTCGGGAGAGCTATATGGCATCCAAATAAATTGCAAAAACACGTCAAGAATGTTAGGCTACCTCGTGAAGCGAATTATGAAACGTTAGTTAACTAAACATAAGCGGTTAGTTTACTCACAGTGGCCTGTAACAGGTCTATCCGCAGCCTCCACATCTACACTCGAGGTCCCTTCTCGCTAGCAGAAGGGTTGTGACCTGACCACCTGCAACTCACAATGGTGTTTTAACGAAAGAGAAGTGTGATACAATAGTATAACATTATAGGCGGACATGGAACAAAATAATTTAACTGGAAAGAGAAAAGTCCGACAACAATACCTCGAGACCAAGGGCCAGCTGAACGTATCATACCCAACAGGTCTAAACCCAGGAAAGCGCCAAAAGATCCAAGATTGAAGTAACTGCAACGGACCAGCTAACTTCACCACATGTTTGTTGGCCACTCGgtacatgcaccggtacaaccacgCTAGTGCTGCTGAGGCCCAGCTGTAGCCACCCGTCTCCTCAAGCCTAGCCACGTAGGGTAGCCATCTGATGTGTATACGGTTGCCGAACTTGTTGGCAAACAGCTGAGTGCCCAACAGcatcatgatataggcacgaGCATAGCGCCTCACTGTCTCCTCGTCGGCTCCCTGGTGGCACTCTCCGAAGGTCTCCTGGAACCAGGTGCAGTTCACTGCAAACTTCTGAATTTGGTTTGCAGGAAGTAACACCCCAAGCAACTCTTGGAACCACACCCATGCTGGACGGCCACCCAGGATGTATAGCTGGAAATCCGTCAAGCAACCACTGACATAACGGCCATCAACTGGCAACCCCAactggtacgccacgtcctgTAGTGTGATTGTGCACTCCCCGAACGGCATGTGGAAtgtgtgcgtctccggacgccaccTCTCGATAAAAGCACTGACAAGGGGCTCATCCAATCTgaaccatctatcgttcagtctcgcaagatggtataatccAGCCATCTGCAAGTATGGAACATACCTCTCGTTGagtcgcatgccctgctgccgccgcatgctcgAGATGTATCGCTGGGGCTGCGCATATGATGGACCACATAATTAAAACCACTTACAAAACCACGGACGAAAACCACTAACAACATAATCCACTAAAAGAAACCACTAACAGAAaaaactaacataaaccactaacaaagACTACATGCAAAACCATTAAAAAAACCACTAACAAATCCACCaaaataaaccactaacataaaccacttccGAAACCACTAACTAAACcagtaacataaaccaccaacaaaaCCACTAAAGTAGATCACATGCAAAACCACTTGCAtaaaccacatgcaaaaccactaacaaaaccgCTTGTAAAATCACTAACATaatccactaacataaaccactaaaataaaccacatgcaaaaccactTACATAACCACTTGCAAAATCACTAACATAaatcactaacataaaccactacaatTGACCACATGGAAAATCACTTACAAAATAACTAACATAaatcactaacataaaccactacaataaaccacatgcaaaaccactTACAAAACCACTTACAAAACCACAttctaaaccactaacataaatcactaacataaaccactatagtaaaccacatgcaaaaccactTACAAAGCCACCTCTAAAACCACTAAAACAAACCACTAAAAAAAACTTTAACTACTAACCTCGTCATTGATGACCCCAGCTATATGAGcaactccatccaaacgataTAGTCTTTCCGGATCATTCCCCATCGCCTCAGTATCCTGCTCGAGCCTTTGTCGGAGTGAATCTTGGTCGTTTTTTCTGGGATTTAGTGGGGTATGAGTTTGGAAAAGTGATTCGAATAAAGGTGGTTCGAACTCCTTTTATAGGCGAACCAAGTGTAATTCGAAACAGcccaattcgaattactactaGTGCCAAAtattgtgtaattcgaatcagccaGATTTGAATTACTTAGGGACTCGTGCTTGGGTGTAGTTCGAATCACCCTGATTTGAATTAGTCTATGTGTAATTCAAATCAGgctgattcgaattagtgggtgTGTGCGTCTGTGTGTAGTTCGAATCAAGGTGATTTGAATTACATGTAAACTAAGTTCGAAACAAGCtaattcgaactacatataaatgCTCATTGGTTGATTCATGAACTAGTTTCTAGTTTGGCTGAATTGTGTATTATTTTGCTCCCCTTAGCTTAATTAGGTGTtttgcccaaaaaaaaaaataaaactgcatATCAAGCTGATTATAGAACAAAAATTCCTATAAGTTCGCCAGTGCCAAAATAAAATAACTGAGCTAAAGGAATTAGAAGAAAGTGATTACCTTTGCAAAATTGGAACAGTAAGAGGGAAGAAGCTTCGAGAAGGTTCCACGATCCGTGCCCGAAAATCTAATCGGAAGACCTTTACGATGgtattttagagagagagagagagagagaggttcgtATGATAGGACCGGGTGTGTGTGGAGCACTCAATTTCTTTCTCTTGGAAGGGTTGTAGGATCAGATCAGAAAACGAAGAAAtaaaaaacagagaacaaaacaaAACCTAAAAACAGATCTGATTTGAGAGAAAGAGCATTTTTATTTACCTCTTTGAAACAGATCTGATTTGCTTCTTGCTCCGTGAGCTGGCCTCAATGCAAATGAAGAAGACGACCGGAGAAGATGACACCAACGGTTAGGTTGGAGGAGACGTTAATGCGCGCAGAAGATTGGAGGAGACGAGAATGGTGTGGGTGGCTTAGGGTTAGGTTGGGTAATTTagataatatctttttttttaacttagcGACCACTTCTTTGActgattaatttataaaatcggtcgctaatttaaaaattagcgaccgatttagtgacTATAATCTTAACGACTGAATTAGTAACCAACCACATTATTCTAATTACCTATAAATCGGttgcaaaatcggtcgctaaattaaaaaatagtgacCGATTTTGTGACCAAGAGTTTCAAGGacatttcttcttttgttttggttgctaatttggtcgctaaattaaaaaatagcgaccgattttagcaATCGTCTATATTCTAATTGTATGAAACTAGTCGGTCGCTAATTCGGTGGCTATTAGTGACCGGTTATgttagtcactaaaatcagtcGCTAAATTAACAATTAGCAACCAATTTAACGACCAATAATTTAGCGACTGAATTAGCGGCCAAACAGTTGTCCACCCTATTTCACTATCAGTCGCAAAATCAGtcgctaaaataaaaaatagctacCGCTTTTGTGACCAACAGTTCCAAAGATATTATTTCTATTTTGGTTGCTAAATCGgtcactaaataaaaaaatagcgaccgattttagtgACCGATAACTGAATTAGCGACCGAATTTATTGGTCACTAATATCAGTCGCTGAATGTAATTTAGCGACCAATTTAGCGATCAATATTGATTTGGTCCTGAAAATTCTGTATCGGTCACTAAATTGGTCGCAATTAGCAACCGATTTTTTCAgtcgctaaaatcggtcgctattttggTACTTTCTTGTAGTGAACGACAACTAGAGACCATTGATCACATATAAAGCCAAGGAATACACACATTCTTCGAGCCGCGTCTGTTAATCATTGCAGTGATGTGACAAtaattttatcattaaaattaatataaatatattataaatataaataaataataaaaaataaataaatttattctaaatacattatcaataaatttatttttgagaataatgactttttaatttattataaaaaactctctttataaataaattatcaattttttaatgaattcaaaaaataaaataaattttaacttctactcaaatttttttcctttatattaacattaattaaaatataacatcCAGAAAGAGTTTTTAACTAAAGTTAATATCCGATATATTTTGCTAACAAAATAAGTTGATGATATATAGTATGCCCAACTACGAAATACGAAGACTTTCTTAATTTGTCATATCCGTATGTCAGatatattttgaatataatatttgTTACGATGGATAACCAGAGATTGTTGGGCTGGACTCGCTGGGTTGGCTCAATCGTCTGAGGAAGGAAGCCTTCGACCGGGGCTGCGTCttgggggcctccgtccgacttgcgtGTATGaacgaatgggggtggtacctgcaaagacactccgatgcctaagtcagcaagggtgtgagcaggtctagagagtattgggacttagagatacttgagagatgtcagtgtatttatagtggtgaaccaataaccaccgttgaagtagtgccacttttttagggtgataaccgtccctttatcttagggaagttgagatatggccCCTGGAAGTGGTTaaagagattctaggggcagttactcattcaaaCGAGTATTTATCTGCCAGCCAACTCTTGTCCCGAATTCTTTAGGGTAAGTCGTGGTGAGAACCGACTTTGCAGGAGGAAGGTCGGTGCTAGGTGAGGCTCATCCCTTCggattaggccttttatttgTACCTGGGCCTTATCGTTGgggcagggtatgaacaatattcATCAATATTCatttgatatatttatttttgtgttcaattatatcttaataaaaagtatttttttttttaaatatacttaAGTACACTCAAATATCatcactaatttttattttttatattatctaaACCTTaaattataactttatgtttaatatatatttttaaaataaatttaaaaatagtatatattattaattattaaaataaaaaatattttaaatattttatataattaaaaattaaaaataattaaacaattaatttatattttaatattaataaaatattaaaatattttatattttatatataaactgTGTCgttgttatattttataaaattttaaattcatgtatttatatgtatttatattagtGTTCATACATGATAGATACTGTATCTGACATACATTTTATTAAGACAGTTCATTTCAATTGTCTCGATCAATCGTGAAGGGTGAAAAAAATCTTATCCTACATATGTGATGATATGTGTGATATGTGACGTGTGTGTAATTGTATTATCTAAATAGTTTCTTAGCTTTTATCAATCAGGTATAtacatggaaaaaaaaaattcaacaatcgACCAACTATAAAGGAACACAACATGTTGGAATAAAGAcgagttatatatttatatttataattaaatttcataaataatata
This window harbors:
- the LOC112778977 gene encoding protein MAIN-LIKE 1-like, whose translation is MGNDPERLYRLDGVAHIAGVINDEPQRYISSMRRQQGMRLNERYVPYLQMAGLYHLARLNDRWFRLDEPLVSAFIERWRPETHTFHMPFGECTITLQDVAYQLGLPVDGRYVSGCLTDFQLYILGGRPAWVWFQELLGVLLPANQIQKFAVNCTWFQETFGECHQGADEETVRRYARAYIMMLLGTQLFANKFGNRIHIRWLPYVARLEETGGYSWASAALAWLYRCMYRVANKHVVKLAGPLQLLQSWIFWRFPGFRPVGYDTFSWPLVSSSPDVLQVVHPEVLEPRHTALWRCVTSLIYFAVIEWHQVDRVLL